The Bdellovibrionota bacterium sequence TTCTTTGCGCGCTCCTCTATTGCTAGGAAGAGGAGGAACTCCTAATAAATTTGAGATCAGCACCGAAGTCCTTCCTACCGTATTGAAAATAGCTACCGGGTTTTGATTTTGCGAATTCACCAACTCTTCTTTTGTCGCCAATGCGCCTGCAGTTGGTCCTACAGCATAAATCGGAAGTGGACGTCCTAATTCCGTAACGTACTGCCTGCCGAGCACTGTCGAATCCAAATTCATTTCTTTGAGCTCACCTTTAACATCAACTAATCTTACTTCGCCTGCACTTTGGATAAGCATACCACTTACACTCTGCGCGCCCGTGGTATCAATGATCATGTCACCTTCTACCGTCATTCTGGTATTCTTTTCTTTATTGTAGACTGTCACGCGCATTCTGCCGTTTTCCAGAAAGTCCACTTTTTCAGCCTTTCCATTTGTTCCTTCAATTTGATTATTTTCATAAAGTGGAACTATTTTATGAATATAACGATCACCGCCTCCACGACTTGCTACATATTCTACCGCCGTACGGAAGTCATTTCCAACCCAAGTTAATTTGAAACCTTGAGGCAAATTAACATGAGCGTCGATCAATCCTTCAACGGCTATTCTCGAGCCATCTCCATCACCAATGATGATCACTTCTTTAGGTAAAGTTACAGTTTTATTTTTTTTGGCATTTATTTTCAGAGAGATCAGTAGCGTATCCGTGCACATTATAGGAAAAATCTTTGCTGGATTTTCTAAATGCATCAAATGATTTTTATTGAACTCCATCAAGTAGTTGTTATCTGGAATTTTGGAAGCCACTTCCCCTATACCTGTTCCTAATATTAAGCGAGGCGTTCTGAAGGTGATGTTCTGATCTGTTTTGATTTCAACCAGTGTCTTGCCATCGATATTTATTTCTTTGATCGAAGTCACCGTCGTTCCCAGAAGAACGGGGATTTTCGAATGGCTTTGCTGCCCCTGAATATAGGCAGCCAATTGGGAGGAATGCGCATACTTCGAAGATGAGTAATTCGCTAAACTTCCAACGCCTCCAGGAAACTCATGCATACTGAGAGTTCCAGTTTCTACACTGTTGATGATAAAGTCTTTTTCGGCAAAGGTTTTAGCAATATATTGTGTTTTTTCTATTACAATGGCGGCTCTGCCGGCACGTCCCAAAACCAAAGATGCCGATGCACATTGTGGACCCGCACCAATACACACCATTTCTAAATCTATTATTTTTTTATAAAAATTTCTTTTTAAAATATCTGATTTTCTTTTCAAAGCTTTCATGAAAAGTCGAGAGGCTCTTTTTGCATTTTCGATTTCGAAGCGGACCCTACTTGCAGTCGTTGCATCCGATGGAAACGCGGGGCTATAGCTCAATGAAAATAAATTGCTACAAAGATTATTAGCAAAAGAAGGAGTGCTAATTCCCAATATAAAAATAAATGTAAAAACAATTCTTAACATTTTCATTATCAATCCCGGTTAAAAATTAAAAACTTCCTCATTTCCATTCAATTACGATATAACCTCGCGGACCCTCCGCACTATGCGCCGATGCTTTCATCGCATTTAACATAGCACTTAGATCAATCCAAAACGGAGGATTTGCAGTAAGGTTTGTTTCACTAACCAAAAGTTCATTGGTTCTAATATCAAATCCGGCAACGGGAGAAAAATGCCCATGCCCTGGTCTTCCAATTTCAGGAGAATGATAGTTTACAATGATATCCACTTTAGCGAGGCCTTCACTGCTTCTTCTCACCATTTCATTAAATTTGGCAGCATCCTCTTCACTTTCCATTTTTCTCATCGTAACCGTAAAATTATAACTCTTTCGTAATTGAGTTATTAATTGTGCAAGTTGTGATAATTCAAGGCCAGGGTGATTACCAAAAATGTCGGCCTTCGTTTTTATGCCTAAAGATTCTGTAAGTCCCAAAAGCTCTCTTTCGCCCACAGGAATCCCTTTCGCATTTAAAACTTGGGCAAGGGAAGATAATCCGCACGTTACCAAAGTATCTTGGCTTCGCCTTTGGCTCAATAAATCTGTACGAATAGGATATGCAGACAAAGAAGACCTTTCAATAAAAGGACGAATTCTCTTCAAATCCGTGGCAGGATTATTTTCTATTGCAAATCCACTTCGCAATTGGCTATCAATCTCAAAACTCAATTGCCAAGAAAATTTTGTTTCACTGGTGACCGTGTGTTGGCCATTTTCTTTTTTATCAATTTTAACCTCAAAATATTTATTACGAAGGAAATTGGGAATTCCCGCCAAAAGATGATCTATCTGTTCTCTCTCTATAAACTTCATTAGCTCATCGTGTTGAATTTTCGTTAAACCCCTGGAAACCACATGCAGCGTACCTTTGGGGGAGAGATTAATCGCTATTTTGGCATCTATCATTTGTGATGCTAAAAATTTTTTGAATATTATTTTAAATTTAGATTGAACAAATTCACGTGCATCGTAATTGTCAGATAGCAGTTTTATAGGATGAGCCAATACCTCGGGGCTAACACGTACATATTGCTCTAAATTTTCATCAAATAAACTCGCACACAAAGACTTTGCATGGACATTCAGAGATATCGCAGATATTAAAATATAGATTAATATTTTAAATTTTAGGGTCATAAGTTTAATTACCCATTATGCGGTAGCGGCGCAGAGTTAGTTGTTCCAATTCTGTAAGCTCTTCAGGCCTCAATTCAAAATCATTATTGATTTTAGTTTCCGCTAAAAAATTTTGATATATAGCTNNNNNNNNNNCTGTTTATTTACAAAATGAATGGCTTGCTGTATTCCTTCGTTAGTCACAGCTGCGTAAGCATCTGTTATGGTGATATTTTTATTTGCAACCACAGACTGTTCTAAACCTAAGGACAATAAACGGCTTTCAAACGGCAAACTGTTTCTAGTTACCCAGTTTGGTCTATAGCCCAATCCTACCCAGTGAATCGTTGGGGTTTCTACACGTGCGACGAATCCAAAGTCTTTTATCTCTTGGCTATTCACATCTACAGATCCATTAGAGCGAACCAATATACCTAGTAAATGCGTTAAACTATGAAAGCGACGATTATAAATATAAACATCGTCCATCATTGCACGCCATTCCGGAGAACCTTTTAAAACTTTTCCTTTGGCAATCTCTGAACGCATATGGCGAAGTACTTTTTCCCAAAAACTTCCGATCTGTCTGTTTGTATCAATAATTTTTTTAGGAATTAAAAAAATTGAAGCAAAGTGCTCCAGATCATGCCTGTAAAGACTATTTCTCTCTTTACCTTCAGTGATATTTTCGGACAATTGCGCGGGCTTCAAGCCAAACACCGAACCCCATTTAGGATCGCTGAGAGCCATGGTTCCATCTTTTACCCAGTGTTTAACATACTCCGTTTGATGAGCAGACACTACTTTAGATTGATAAAGCCCCATGTTTATTTGCATGTCTGCTGGAGCGCGGGCGTTGTATTGCGCCCTTAAGTATTCAAATAATTTGGGATTAGGAACTTCCGACATATACTTTCCAAAAATTGGATCTTCTGATTCTTTAAATCCCATTTTTTCAAAAAGTTTTGAATTGTGCTCGTCAATTTCTGTGCGATATTTATCTAATCCACTGCGGCTTTCTTTTAAATTATTTATATTGTGTTGAATGGGTTGGAATAAAGTAGAAACTCCTACCTCTACTCCATTACTATCATAGAATTTTTTATAACCAATTATTTCGATATAAGCACTGATAGGTAGTTTGTGTTTAAGTTTTAAATTAATGACCATCAATGAAGAAATTGGATTTGCATCTTCACTCTTTTTATCTCTTGATAAGGCTTCCTTAAAAAGACCACTGCACGTTAAATCAGAGGCATGTACCGTTGTAAATTGCATTACAACCAATAGGCTAACTATCAGGGATATAACTTTGGACTTTGAAGACAACATAAAATCTCCACTAAAAAATATTCTGTAATGTTTAATTACAATATTTATACCAAGGAAATCAGGTACTTAGAAATTACACGCTTCTATCATAAGTGTTTAATATTGTTGATATTTTTTAATAAAAATGAATTGCCATTAAAAAATAAAAAAAATCATTGAACTGACAAATTGTCATCTCGAGTGTTTACAATATAGACAGAATATTGGGTTACTTGGAATAAGGCAATTGCGGGCAATTTTTGTTGAGAAAACAATTTTTGCAGTCAGGATTTCTTGCGGTACATATCGCTCTTCCGTGGGTGATCAAGTAATGTGAGTACATGGTCCAATCTTTTTCGGGAACTAGTTTTTGAAGTTCCAATTCCAGCTTCACAGCGTCCGTTCCTTTAACAAAACCCATGCGGTTAGAAAGTCTTGTTACGTGCGTATCGACCACCATTCCCGGAATTCCAAAAATATTTCCCAGTACAACATTGGCCGTTTTTCTGCCCACTCCTGGAAGCGCATGAAGCTCTTCCATAGTTTGCGGAACTTCGCCTTTGTGTTTTGCTACCAATTGCTCTGCACAACCCTTGATATTCTTAGCTTTATTTTTGAAAAATCCAGTCGTACGCACAAACTCTTCGATTTCCAAAATATCTGCCTTCAAATAACTTTGCGGTGTCGGAAATCTTTTGAACAATGCCGGCGTCACTTTATTCACACGTTCATCTGTACATTGCGCGGATAAAATTGTTGCTAATAAAAGTTGAAACGCATTTTCGTGATCAAGAGCACAGTGTGCATCTGGATATTCTTTTGCTAGAAGTGAGATGATTTTTTTAACGCGTTTGTGTTTTTCAGAGAAAGATTCTTTACTCTTCGCCATCGTTTCCGATTGCCTCAACCGGGCAACCTTCCATTGCTTCTTTGCACGCTTCTTCTTCTTGAGCTGTCCCAGGCTGTTTTGTGATAAAAGCATGCCCATCTTCATCATTCATAGTGAAGTTATCAGGAGCTGCGCAAACGCAAGCGTCGCAAGATATGCAGGATTGATCCACATAGAACTTACCTGGTTTGTTTTCTTTCCATTTTTCTGATTTGTTAGGCATAGGCTCATATATATAGGCCTTAAGTCCCGCCATGTCAAATGGGCTATGGTCTCGATTTGAAGGCTCAAAGCATACCCTCAATAGGTTCTTTGCTATACTTATTGTATGGATAAAATTCAAGGTAACAACACACTCATAGCTCATGCCCCAACCCAAGAAGAGTACAAAGATTTAGTAAAATTCTTGGACCAAAACTTACGCCCACAAAACAAGTGGTCCATCACCTCGGAGTATCCGACGGCTCTAAATCAAGAAAATATCCATAACCTCCGGATAATTACGGAAGGAAATCAGGTTTTATCTCACGCAGCCCTCAAGCCTCACATCATCAAAACTCCTGTGGCGATCTTTAAAGCTGGAGCCATCGGTAGCGTAGTGACTCATGATAAATACCGAAATCAAGGACTTTCAAGGACAGTACTCAATGACTGCATTGACCTGGCCAGAAAACAAGATTGTGACTTTGCAATTCTTTGGACCAACCTTCATGAATTCTATCAAAAAATCGGATTCGCCTTGGCTGGGTACGAAATCAATCTAGCAATTGATTCAAACTTTGATGTAACACGAGATACTCAATATAAAATTCTTAAAACTCCCAATGTTGATCCCATGGCACTGCACAAACTTATGAGCCAACATACGGTTTCTACTTTTAGAAATCCTGATGAAGTAAGGAAATATTTAAATATTCCAAATTCGAATGTGTACACTCTTTGGGAAGCCAATGGAGCCCTTGGAGCTTATTGCGTCGAAGGAAAAGGCGCTGACCTTGGTGGCTACATCCACGAGTGGGGCGGCGGGGTTTCTAAAATCATGCAGCTTCTAAAGTTTATTCAAGAAGATCAAAAAAGAGAGATCAAAATCATTGCCCCTAATCACTCGCAAAACCTCATCGATGAGTGCGTAGAAAAAGGTGCCATTAGAACTGAAGGGTTCTTAGGAATGATCAAATTGATCAACGAAGAAGCCTTTTTCAAAAAAATTCATAGACACGCCAGAATGGATCTTGGGATTACAAATTTAGTTCTAGAAAAACAAGGTGATGAGTATTGGTTTGGTACAACATCGCAATATCTCAATACGAAAGATCCGATCGATATTATTCCTTTGATGTTTGGGCCAACAAAAATTTCTGATGTGAAGGGGTTTGAACCTTCGACAGTTCAAGTTTTAGAAAAAATATTTCCAATGCCTTTTTGGCTAGGCGGATGGGATTCAATATAAATGAAAACAATTAAATTTTTACTCTTTGCTGTCACGATGACTCTTTCTATTACTTCTTGTATAGAAGATAAGCCTTTAGAAAATGATAAACCTGTCAATCCACAAACCATTCAGAATATGAGACAGGCTTTTGTCGATGCTACTGATGGCGCGACTCCTCTTCTCATGGGACATGGCGAATGGGCTTTATTTAGAATTCAAGCTAAGCTTTATACAGGAGATTTCCAGGGCCTTGGGTACAAAGCTGCACAAGTGGTAGATGCAAAGAATGGAGATATGACCGTCGAAGGTAATTTATATCACAATAGAGATTTGAGAATTTTGTTAACGGATTATAAAGAACCATCTTCTCCAGAAGAGATGGAGAATCCCGTAATCGAATTGCAGAAAGAATGGCCGTGCACTTTTGTTAAGCCACCATTTTATATTTGGTGGACAGACTGCCCACTGCCGATGGAACAGAATTTTTGGGTGTTTAATTCCATTCAGGAGCCTGAAGTTCCAATTTTCTATTCTTTGGCAAAATATGTTGTGAAAGAAAAGCTCCCTAAGAAAATGGTGGATGAAGGGCGTTGCTATAATTTTGTAAATTGCGAGATTAATGTGACCTATCTCGAATACGAAATGTATGGAAAAGACGAAAACGGAGAGGATAAACGAGTGCACTATGTGACTTCTTTTTCAGGAGACTTACCTTATCTCGCTTCAAATCTAAAAACCTGCTACAGCACATTACTTGATCTTGAAGGAAAAAAGCATCCTGCTGAAGTTTGCCAATTGATGGTGGATTTCAAACCCGGAAGTACTCCGCCAGCTTACTGCCCAGACAACAATCCTGAAGTTCCATGTGTTGAGTCTGCCCCGTAATTATGAAAAGCCTTAAGTACTTTAGAATCGAAGTTCGAGAAAAAATACTTATCGCTTATTTTGATAATTCTGCGCAATCCAACTGTTTTGGAATTGCGTGCGCGAAAGAACTGCAAAAAATCATCAAGCATGTGAAAAAAGATAAAATCGAAGGATTACTTCTGACTTCAGATCAGAGAGTTTTTTGCTCTGGCGGAAATCTTAGCGACTACGCAAAACTCAAAAACAAAGCCCAAGGCATTAAAATCAATAAAGAGATTACAAAGATTCTAAATGAGTTCAATAAAATGCCAGTGCCGACAATCTGCTTAGTGACCGGAGATTGCCTCGGTGGCGGCATTGAATGGATCTCTGCATTTGACACTGTCTACGCAACACCTTCTGCATTGTTCGGTATGTGGCAACGTCGCATTGGTCTTTCTTGGGGCTGGGGAGGCGGACATCGCCTTAAACTGCGTGTTTCGAAAAAGAACTTAATGAATCTACTCTTGAATGCGAACAATTTCTCGAGCTACCAAGCACAAGAATTAGGATTGATCGATGCGATTTACACGAATGAATTGATTTTTGAAAAGGGATTGGATTTTTTAAAAAAGCAAAGAGACCTTCCAAAGATCCCTTTTATTAAAATTAAGTCCGGCGATATCAAGCATGAACAAAAAATCTTCCAGTCCCTGTGGATGAATCCTGAACATCAAAGATTGTTAAGAAGATTTCGATAAACATCTTTTGCTTGGATAAATTCTACGCCTACACCCTGACCCTTACCCCAAATGGAGCTCTTTGAATTCCAAACCACTCTTGCATTCACTTCGTATTGTTTGTCCACTTCATTAAGGCTAACTTTCATTTTAACAATGCCACGCACATCTGCCGCTGCGTCTGCGATTTCAAGATAAGCGCCACCTTTAGAGAGGTTTAACATAGAACATTCGTATTGTTTATTTTTACCAATTTGCTCTACGACAGTTTCTTGGTTTGTATAGAATCTCTTGTGGGATTGCTGAGGAACTTCTCTACCTTCCAAAAGCTTACTGATCACCCCAAAAAAATGCTTGTGCTCGAATGGCTTTTCCATAATTACAGATTTTGGAAATGTCTTTAAAAGTTCATGGGCCTTTGGAGCAATTGCACGTGACAACATTATAACTGGGCAGCCATAACCCAACCCTCTAAAGTTTTTTACGACGTTCATTTTTTCTTCTGTAAGAATATCCATATCACACATAATAAGATTCATCTTATCTTGTGATAATTTTCTAACAGCTTCATGGCCGTCAGCAGCTTGAATAACCTTATAGAGTTTATTCAATGTTAAAAGATTTCTAACTTCTCTTGTTGCTTCTGCATCGCTGCCCACCAGTAGAATTTTTGAACTCATATTATTACTCCATAAGATGTATTTTCTTTGATATATACATTATCGGCGTAATCTGAGGCGATCCGTGCTAAGGTTCTGAAAATAAATCATTTTTTACTGCTGATGAAGAATATATCAACAGTTTCTAAAGAATTTTATCTCAATATGAGACGTTATTTTGAAGCAACACCAGAGCTACTTGAACTCGAATTGATTTTATTTAAAATGCAAATAGATCCACTTTGATTTAATTCAAATGCATTATTTACGGATGCAATGCAGCCTCGGACAGAACGATTACATGTTCCCATAATACTTGGCTTTACTTCGTTAACACTTGCATCCAATTTTGCAAAATTTTTGCCCTTTCTACACTGTTCATTTAAGGTTTTAGTTTTAAGATCAGTAGGATTTGCAACTTCTCCCCAGTAACATTTATTTATTTGTTCTCGATTGAAATCTTTCTCTAGATCATCTAATTTTTCTAGGCATGAACTCTTGTGCTTGGTTACACAAGAGCCATCAATTTTTGCGCACATGCTTTTTAAGCATTTTGCAAAAATTGGGTTGGGAGCAATGCATTTTGCAAATGCATTTCCAATAAGGGTGACTTTCAAGTCTGTCGCCTTTGTACCCACCTTACATAATGTATTGTCTAGCTCCTCCAATTGGCGAATGTCTTCAAAAGAAAACGTCGTATAATTGGGGTTCACATAATATACGTCTTCATTTAAGAATTTTTTTGCATCAGAAACATCAAAATTAGATTTTGAAGAACAAGATAATATTTTTCTTTTACCCAATTTTTGCGTGAGCACTGGAGTTCGCTCTTCTACGCGTGCATAAATACACGCTTGAATATTTTTATAATGATTAAGTAACGCCATTGGAGTTTCTTGGCAAAGCCCCATATTATTCTGCTTCAATGAACTGCATGTTTCGGCAAATTTTTGAGTTGTAAGCTTTTGAATTTTTGCTGCGGCCTGTATTTCCGCCCAAATGTTTTGGGCACTCAAGCGATGGAATTCGTTGTCTGTTTTACAAACTATTTTTTCGGCGTCTTGAGCTTGAGAAATATACTCAGCTACTACTTTTTCAGAACTCCTAAAAACTCCCGGGACTAAATCCTTTTCACGAGATGCGAGGTCATCGGCAGTCGACACCATTGAAGCAACGGCGCTTTGAAATGGCAGGTGAAGTAATAATTGAAATGATAAAAATAATAGAAAAATAAAAGTTTTCATTCTCAAAAATCATCGACATAAATTGATTAAACTTTTAGTGTTTAATGTGTGAGCTTAGACCTAGGTCTTGGAATTTTTTATACTATTCACCCCAGATCTGATCTTCACCCTTAATCCAAGCTTTTACATTTTCTGTCGTTACAGATTTTGGTCTTTCTAGAGGGAACCCCAGAGCTCTTGACCAAATTCCCGCCGCCAATACTCCTAGCGCGCGACTCACCCCGAACAGAACAGTGTAGTATTCGTATTCTTTCATTCCATAGTGGATGAGTAATGCACCGGAGTGGGCATCCACATTCGGCCATGGATTTTTGATTTTACCTAAGGATTGTAAGATTGGCGGAACAGTTTCATAAATTTGCCATACTGTTTTAACCGCTGGATCGTCAGGCATATGCTTTTTAGCAAATACTTGTTGCGCCGTAAATCGTGGATCTGTCTTTCTAAGAACGGCGTGGCCGTACCCCGGAACAACTTTTCCATCAGCCAATGTTTTCTTAACGTATTCTGTAATTTGCTCTTTTGATGGAACATCAGTTTTAAGAGTTTCTTGCATTTCAAAGATCCACTTGATCACTTCTTGATTCGCCAATCCGTGCAATGGTCCCGCAAGTCCATTCATACCAGCCGCAAAACATAAATATGGATCGCTCAATGCTGAACCCACAAGATGCGTCGTGTGTGCAGAAACGTTCCCACCCTCATGATCCGAGTGGATTGTGAGATACATTCTCATTAATTCTTTAAAGCTTTCGTTTTCATATCCTAATAGATGAGCAAAGTTTCCTGCCCAGTCCAATTCAGGCTTAGAATCGATTTTCTTTCCGCTTTTATATTTACGTCGGTAAACGTAGGCAGCCACCTCTGGAAGACATGCAATCAAGTTCATTGAATCTTCATAAATATAAGACCAATAATCTTTCTTGCTCACACCTTCTGCATATTTCTTTTGGAAAATTGATTCTGTTTGCAGCGCCATTACACCAACTACAAATTGAGTCATTGGATGAGTTTCAATTGGGAGAGCATCTAGTGTTTTGTAAACGTGTGCAGGAATTTTATTTCTTTTGGCCCAGTCTTTTCTTAACTCTTCAACATCCGCCGCCGTTGGCAATTCTCCTGTTAATAATAGGTAGAATAAACCTTCTGGGAGTGGCTCTGATCCG is a genomic window containing:
- a CDS encoding phytochelatin synthase family protein, encoding MTLKFKILIYILISAISLNVHAKSLCASLFDENLEQYVRVSPEVLAHPIKLLSDNYDAREFVQSKFKIIFKKFLASQMIDAKIAINLSPKGTLHVVSRGLTKIQHDELMKFIEREQIDHLLAGIPNFLRNKYFEVKIDKKENGQHTVTSETKFSWQLSFEIDSQLRSGFAIENNPATDLKRIRPFIERSSLSAYPIRTDLLSQRRSQDTLVTCGLSSLAQVLNAKGIPVGERELLGLTESLGIKTKADIFGNHPGLELSQLAQLITQLRKSYNFTVTMRKMESEEDAAKFNEMVRRSSEGLAKVDIIVNYHSPEIGRPGHGHFSPVAGFDIRTNELLVSETNLTANPPFWIDLSAMLNAMKASAHSAEGPRGYIVIEWK
- the nth gene encoding endonuclease III yields the protein MAKSKESFSEKHKRVKKIISLLAKEYPDAHCALDHENAFQLLLATILSAQCTDERVNKVTPALFKRFPTPQSYLKADILEIEEFVRTTGFFKNKAKNIKGCAEQLVAKHKGEVPQTMEELHALPGVGRKTANVVLGNIFGIPGMVVDTHVTRLSNRMGFVKGTDAVKLELELQKLVPEKDWTMYSHYLITHGRAICTARNPDCKNCFLNKNCPQLPYSK
- a CDS encoding ferredoxin; this encodes MPNKSEKWKENKPGKFYVDQSCISCDACVCAAPDNFTMNDEDGHAFITKQPGTAQEEEACKEAMEGCPVEAIGNDGEE
- a CDS encoding GNAT family N-acetyltransferase: MDKIQGNNTLIAHAPTQEEYKDLVKFLDQNLRPQNKWSITSEYPTALNQENIHNLRIITEGNQVLSHAALKPHIIKTPVAIFKAGAIGSVVTHDKYRNQGLSRTVLNDCIDLARKQDCDFAILWTNLHEFYQKIGFALAGYEINLAIDSNFDVTRDTQYKILKTPNVDPMALHKLMSQHTVSTFRNPDEVRKYLNIPNSNVYTLWEANGALGAYCVEGKGADLGGYIHEWGGGVSKIMQLLKFIQEDQKREIKIIAPNHSQNLIDECVEKGAIRTEGFLGMIKLINEEAFFKKIHRHARMDLGITNLVLEKQGDEYWFGTTSQYLNTKDPIDIIPLMFGPTKISDVKGFEPSTVQVLEKIFPMPFWLGGWDSI
- a CDS encoding enoyl-CoA hydratase/isomerase family protein, yielding MKSLKYFRIEVREKILIAYFDNSAQSNCFGIACAKELQKIIKHVKKDKIEGLLLTSDQRVFCSGGNLSDYAKLKNKAQGIKINKEITKILNEFNKMPVPTICLVTGDCLGGGIEWISAFDTVYATPSALFGMWQRRIGLSWGWGGGHRLKLRVSKKNLMNLLLNANNFSSYQAQELGLIDAIYTNELIFEKGLDFLKKQRDLPKIPFIKIKSGDIKHEQKIFQSLWMNPEHQRLLRRFR
- a CDS encoding response regulator, producing the protein MSSKILLVGSDAEATREVRNLLTLNKLYKVIQAADGHEAVRKLSQDKMNLIMCDMDILTEEKMNVVKNFRGLGYGCPVIMLSRAIAPKAHELLKTFPKSVIMEKPFEHKHFFGVISKLLEGREVPQQSHKRFYTNQETVVEQIGKNKQYECSMLNLSKGGAYLEIADAAADVRGIVKMKVSLNEVDKQYEVNARVVWNSKSSIWGKGQGVGVEFIQAKDVYRNLLNNL
- a CDS encoding citrate (Si)-synthase, eukaryotic, coding for MEKLKNLFKQKADQLATQNKEMLKEHGAKKAGEVTLAQIYQGMRGITGMVYETSLLDANEGIRFRGFTIPELQDKLPKAKGGSEPLPEGLFYLLLTGELPTAADVEELRKDWAKRNKIPAHVYKTLDALPIETHPMTQFVVGVMALQTESIFQKKYAEGVSKKDYWSYIYEDSMNLIACLPEVAAYVYRRKYKSGKKIDSKPELDWAGNFAHLLGYENESFKELMRMYLTIHSDHEGGNVSAHTTHLVGSALSDPYLCFAAGMNGLAGPLHGLANQEVIKWIFEMQETLKTDVPSKEQITEYVKKTLADGKVVPGYGHAVLRKTDPRFTAQQVFAKKHMPDDPAVKTVWQIYETVPPILQSLGKIKNPWPNVDAHSGALLIHYGMKEYEYYTVLFGVSRALGVLAAGIWSRALGFPLERPKSVTTENVKAWIKGEDQIWGE